A single genomic interval of Cygnus atratus isolate AKBS03 ecotype Queensland, Australia chromosome 22, CAtr_DNAZoo_HiC_assembly, whole genome shotgun sequence harbors:
- the LOC118252428 gene encoding T-cell surface glycoprotein CD3 epsilon chain isoform X1 produces the protein MVEKSKRRRNTRMRFELSLPLLGLLLCAVGTAAQEVSGEELRGPSSREELQVDISGTTVTVICPLTEDVTWSPKSLEAQGNTYVKENHDSSPLNLTCASGSDNIQMYLKARVCTNCRELDTLTVTGIIIADLLITLGVLILVYYFSKDRKGRPSAGAGSRPRGQKMQRPPPVPNPDYEPIRKGQREVYAGLESRGF, from the exons ATGGTAGAGAAGAGCAAGAGAAGGAGGAACACAAGGATGAGGTTTGAGCTGTCCTTGCCCCTCCTGGGACTCCTGCTGTGTGCGG ttGGCACCGCAGCTCAGGAGG TTTCTGGTGAAGAACTGAGGG GCCCATCTTCCCGTGAAGAACTCCAGGTGGATATTTCTGGAACCACAGTGACAGTCATATGCCCCTTGACTGAAGACGTAACATGGAGTCCAAAAAGTTTAGAGGCTCAAGGCAATACGTACGTGAAAGAGAATCACGACAGTTCTCCTCTCAATTTGACGTGTGCATCAGGTAGTGACAACATCCAAATGTACCTGAAGGCCAGAG TGTGCACCAACTGTAGGGAGCTGGATACCTTGACTGTGACAGGGATCATCATTGCAGATCTTCTCATCACCCTTGGGGTGCTGATTTTGGTCTACTACTTCAGCAAAGACAGGAAGGGGAGACCGAGCGCTGGTGCTGGCAGTCGGCCACGAG GTCAGAAAATGCAGCGTCCTCCCCCTGTTCCAAACCCAGACTATGAG CCCATCCGGAAAGGCCAGCGGGAGGTGTATGCAGGCCTGGAATCCAGGGGCTTCTGA
- the LOC118252428 gene encoding T-cell surface glycoprotein CD3 epsilon chain isoform X2: MVEKSKRRRNTRMRFELSLPLLGLLLCAVGTAAQEGPSSREELQVDISGTTVTVICPLTEDVTWSPKSLEAQGNTYVKENHDSSPLNLTCASGSDNIQMYLKARVCTNCRELDTLTVTGIIIADLLITLGVLILVYYFSKDRKGRPSAGAGSRPRGQKMQRPPPVPNPDYEPIRKGQREVYAGLESRGF; encoded by the exons ATGGTAGAGAAGAGCAAGAGAAGGAGGAACACAAGGATGAGGTTTGAGCTGTCCTTGCCCCTCCTGGGACTCCTGCTGTGTGCGG ttGGCACCGCAGCTCAGGAGG GCCCATCTTCCCGTGAAGAACTCCAGGTGGATATTTCTGGAACCACAGTGACAGTCATATGCCCCTTGACTGAAGACGTAACATGGAGTCCAAAAAGTTTAGAGGCTCAAGGCAATACGTACGTGAAAGAGAATCACGACAGTTCTCCTCTCAATTTGACGTGTGCATCAGGTAGTGACAACATCCAAATGTACCTGAAGGCCAGAG TGTGCACCAACTGTAGGGAGCTGGATACCTTGACTGTGACAGGGATCATCATTGCAGATCTTCTCATCACCCTTGGGGTGCTGATTTTGGTCTACTACTTCAGCAAAGACAGGAAGGGGAGACCGAGCGCTGGTGCTGGCAGTCGGCCACGAG GTCAGAAAATGCAGCGTCCTCCCCCTGTTCCAAACCCAGACTATGAG CCCATCCGGAAAGGCCAGCGGGAGGTGTATGCAGGCCTGGAATCCAGGGGCTTCTGA
- the MPZL3 gene encoding myelin protein zero-like protein 3 gives MRGGGAAAAGGLLLPRGALILLGICNAFSLDIKASSKVRAFVGEKVLLSCTFKSISPITESLTVDWTYRPLTGGHMETIFHYQSVAYPTTVGKFKDRISWVGNVAKGDASIAIQSPVMSDNGTFICSVKNPPDVYHNIPQIVLIVTERGFSFQLTSAVLLSILVFLPSIIVVILMLVRLGRKSGLLKEKKKSGCKKSSIEVSDESEHTDTCSGRLKAWCLNCVDTDEEEPY, from the exons atgcggggcggcggggcggcggccgccggcggCCTTCTCCTCCCGCGGGGGGCCCTGATCCTGCTCG GTATCTGCAATGCTTTTTCCCTGGATATTAAAGCCAGTTCTAAAGTGCGAGCTTTCGTTGGTGAAAAAGTACTGCTGTCGTGCACGTTCAAATCCATTTCTCCCATCACTGAGAGTCTGACAGTGGACTGGACGTACCGGCCCCTCACAGGCGGTCACATGGAGACA ATTTTTCATTATCAGTCGGTTGCCTACCCAACAACAGTGGGAAAGTTCAAAGACAGGATATCCTGGGTTGGGAATGTTGCCAAGGGTGATGCTTCCATCGCTATCCAAAGCCCTGTGATGAGCGACAATGGGACGTTCATCTGCAGTGTGAAGAATCCTCCAGATGTGTACCACAACATTCCCCAGATAGTGCTGATAGTTACGGAGAGGG gcttttccttccagctgacTTCAGCGGTGCTGCTGTCCATTTTAGTATTTCTCCCTTCCATCATTGTGGTCATTCTGATGTTGGTGAGGTTGGGAAGGAAATCTGGACtgctaaaggagaaaaaaaaatctggctgcAAGAAATCCTCTATTGAAGTGTCTGATGA GTCTGAACACACAGACACCTGCTCAGGGAGACTGAAAGCCTGGTGTTTGAACTGTGTG GACACAGATGAGGAAGAGCCATACTGA
- the LOC118252447 gene encoding T-cell surface glycoprotein CD3 delta chain, whose amino-acid sequence MRRGQALGTWVLLASVAMAGFGVQGQTIIVKEKNEKVFLTCGSDKKVLWMKGNEEIANATELDLGAIYDDPRGTYSCVKENQRFTLQVYYRMCQNCIEVDAPTISGIVVADVIATVLLMVAVYCISGQDKGRMSRASDRQNLIANEQLYQPLGERDDGQYSRLAHTKGRK is encoded by the exons ATGCGGAGGGGACAGGCCCTGGGCACCTGGGTGCTTCTCGCCAGCGTGGCCATGGCCGGGTTTGGTGTCCAAG GACAGACAAtaattgtgaaagaaaaaaatgagaaggtGTTCCTGACCTGTGGATCAGACAAAAAAGTACTCTGGATGAAAGGTAATGAGGAGATAGCAAACGCAACGGAGCTGGACTTGGGTGCAATTTATGACGATCCCAGAGGCACCTACAGCTGTGTAAAGGAAAATCAACGCTTCACTCTCCAGGTGTACTATCGAA TGTGCCAGAATTGCATCGAAGTGGACGCTCCCACCATCTCGGGGATTGTGGTTGCAGATGTTATCGCCACCGTCCTCCTGATGGTTGCTGTGTACTGCATCAGTGGCCAGGACAAGGGACGCATGTCACGAG CTTCTGACAGGCAGAACCTGATCGCCAACGAGCAGCTCTACCAG ccCCTTGGTGAGCGGGATGATGGACAATACAGCCGGCTGGCACATACCAAGGGCCGCAAGTGA
- the MPZL2 gene encoding myelin protein zero-like protein 2, which yields MHGLTWLGAVLFLGVQLRALWPITALEVYTSKEVDALNGTNLRLKCTFSSSSPISPQLSVTWNFQPEDLSSHEPVFYYLKEPYKLSAGRFKGRATWDGNIERYDVSIVIWNLQPTDNGTFTCQVKNPPDVDGTIGEVRLRVVQKVHFSEIHFLAIAIGSACILMIIVVTVVIICRHHRKKKQEKTTEVSDTELREKEKLKIREEKEATPLED from the exons ATGCATGGCCTCAcctggctgggagctgtgctctTCCTTGGGGTACAGCTCCGAG cactgtGGCCCATCACAGCCCTCGAAGTTTACACTTCCAAGGAGGTGGATGCTCTGAATGGAACTAACCTACGTTTAAAATGcaccttctccagcagcagccctatTAGCCCACAACTGTCAGTGACGTGGAACTTCCAGCCTGAGGACCTGAGCTCTCATGAGCCA gTATTTTATTACCTCAAGGAGCCCTACAAGCTGTCTGCTGGACGGTTCAAAGGGCGAGCCACTTGGGATGGGAATATTGAGCGTTATGATGTTTCCATTGTTATCTGGAATTTACAGCCCACTGACAATGGGACATTCACCTGCCAGGTGAAGAACCCACCAGACGTTGATGGCACAATTGGTGAAGTGCGACTCAGAGTTGTGCAGAAAG TGCATTTCTCAGAAATCCACTTCCTTGCCATCGCCATTGGGTCTGCATGTATTCTGATGATCATTGTGGTGACAGTTGTGATTATCTGTCGACACCATcggaagaaaaagcaagagaagacGACCGAGGTGTCAGATACTGAACT tagagaaaaggagaagctgaagatcagagaagaaaaggaagccaCTCCATTAGAAGACTAG